Genomic segment of Fibrobacter sp. UWEL:
AGCGCATGGAACGACTTGCCCGCCAATAAGTCGTTGATGGGACTGCCGGAAAATCAGGGACTTCCTATCGGGAATCTGACATCGCAGTTATTTGGCAATATTTACTTGAATCCCTTGGACCAGTTCGTAAAACGAATCTTGAAAATTAGATGCTATGGTCGCTATGTGGATGACATGGTGCTGGTGCATCGCGACAAACGTGTGTTGCTGGATGCTGTTGACCAAATCCGGGATTTTGTTGCCTCGCAGCTAGCGCTGAACTTGCATCCGAAAAAGGTGTATCTTCAACCAGTGCAGAACGGCTTTGCATTTTTGGGGGTGTATATCTTGCCGTGGCGGGTTTATCCTGGGCGGCGTATTGTTAGAAACTTCAGGGAATGTGTTGCAAAGCCTTCTGCAGATTTGCTTTGCCAGGCTGCACGATTGCAAAGTTACCATGGCTATATGAGTCACTATGATGCCAACCTTTTTATTTGGAGGATTTATGGCTAATGAAAATTCTTGAAGAAGTAGGGGAATGTTTATAAAGACTCCGTTATACTTTGCCAAATCTCTGTTTTTTGATGACTTTTGGCGAGTTTAAATACCGTGCTCAGACTCTCATAGAAAGATTCATTTTATTCAATTTACTTACTGTATTGAATAAAAATCAACCTTTTTTATTCAATATGATTGTTTTGTTGACTAAAAATGCTATTTTTAAGGCATGAAAAGTGCCGTGCTCAATCAGCGAAAAGAACGGGATCGCCTTTTGGCGGAGCCTTACCTTACACGTCAAACGGTGTATGATTTTGAAGCCTTGCTCCAGAGCCCGAACATAAAGTTGCTAACGGGGCCTCGTCGCGTGGGAAAATCCACCCAGGCTATTTTGATGCTGCGCGGGAAGAATTTTGCTTACCTGAATTTCGATGACAATGAATTGCTAAAAGGCTGGAACGAGGAACAGGCGGAAATGCTGCTGAACGAGGTGTACCCGAATTTTCAGTACCTTTTGCTTGACGAAGTCCAAAATGTAAGTGGCTGGGATGTTTGGGTCGGCAAGCTTTTTCGTCGTGGGTACAACCTGGTTATAACAGGTAGTAACGCCAACATGCTTTCGGGAGAAATGGCAACCGTGCTTACGGGGCGATATCTTGAAATCAAGATGCTGCCTTTTAGTTTGTTTGAGACAAGCTCGTTTAATCGGGAATTGACCAAGGACGATTATCTTAAAAACGGGGGCTATCCAGAAACGGTGTCGCAACGGGCCATAACGCAAACATACCTGCAGACACTGTTCGATTCCATTGTGTACAAGGATGTGGTTCGCAGGCACAAGATCCGAAATGTTACGGACCTGAATAATGTGGCTACATTCCTTCTTGCAAATTTTACGGGAACATTCAGCTACAACGATGTGGCGGATGACCTTGGCCTTTCCAGTGTTGCCACGACAAAAAAGTTCATGGACTATTTGCATGAGCCATTCCTGTTCTATTATCTGGATAGATACAACAACAAATTGAAACTGATGAAAAAGGCTCCGCGCAAGGTCTATGTGGTTGACAATGGCTTTGTTTCGTCGAGGGCGTTTAGCCTTAGCGAAAATCTGGGAAAACTTCTGGAAAATCAAGTCTTTATTGAATTGCTTCGCCGTGGGTACGATACCGAAAAATCCTTGTTCTACTACCATTCCCGCAATGACAAAGAAACGGATTTTGTAGTTCGTGAAGGCAACAAGGTAAAGCAGCTAATTCAAGTTTGTTACGAGATGTCGAACGAAAAAACAGAAAAGCGAGAGGTGGGTAGCCTTGTGGAATGCGCCGGCGAACTGAAGTGCGATAACCTTACCATTGTAACATGGAATGATGAACGGCTCATTGAAAAGAACGGGTATGCTATTAAGGTCGTGCCCGTGGAAAAATTTTGAATGAGATTTTATTGTCTCCAAGACTTCAACTAAACTTTTACCTAAAATACTCCGTTTAGAACGAAAAGTTTGCAAAAAGGTGGTTGTTTGACTACCTTTTTTACGAAATTTTGCTACTTTAGATGGCGTGAGATACCTAACATTAGAAAAAGCCCTTGATGCGTGGAGAAAACTCCTGCCTATTTCAGATGAAAATAGGGCTCGTCTTGCTCGTCGTTTTTCCGTTGACTTCAACTATAACAGCAACCATATCGAGGGGAACACCCTTACTTATGGACAGACGGAAATCCTTTTGCTGTTCGGGAAGGTGATTGGTGAAGCGAATGTGCGGAGCGTTCAGGAGATGGTGGCCAGCGAAGTTTCTCTCAAGATGATGGTGGCTGAAGCTAAAATCAAGGAAACTCCACTTACACAAAATTTTATACGGGGCCTGCATCATACTCTATTGCGGGAGGATTATTCCGTTCATCGTGAACTGCCTGGTGGAATGCAAGTCGGGTATGTGGTTCACGCAGGGCAATACAAGACCCGCCCAAATAGTGTCATTACGCGTTATGGAGATCGGTTCGACTATGCGTCACCAGAAGAAACTCCTGCACTGATGACGGATTTGGTGGATTGGTATAATGCTGCAGAAAAAGAGGGGAAGTTGTCTCCTGTGGAATTGGCTGCGCTGTTCCATTATCGGTATATTAGAATCCATCCATTTGAAGATGGAAATGGTCGAATCGCTAGACTGCTTGTCAATTACATTTTGGCGAAACATGATATTCCCATGGTAGTTGTTCGCAGTCGAAAGAAAGACGAATACCTGGAAGCTTTGCATGCAGCCGATTTGGCTGTAGGTGCTGCGCCGACATTAGGCGCGAATGCCTCGTTGCGAACTATCGCTCCATTTCTC
This window contains:
- a CDS encoding RNA-directed DNA polymerase, which produces SAWNDLPANKSLMGLPENQGLPIGNLTSQLFGNIYLNPLDQFVKRILKIRCYGRYVDDMVLVHRDKRVLLDAVDQIRDFVASQLALNLHPKKVYLQPVQNGFAFLGVYILPWRVYPGRRIVRNFRECVAKPSADLLCQAARLQSYHGYMSHYDANLFIWRIYG
- a CDS encoding ATP-binding protein, translating into MKSAVLNQRKERDRLLAEPYLTRQTVYDFEALLQSPNIKLLTGPRRVGKSTQAILMLRGKNFAYLNFDDNELLKGWNEEQAEMLLNEVYPNFQYLLLDEVQNVSGWDVWVGKLFRRGYNLVITGSNANMLSGEMATVLTGRYLEIKMLPFSLFETSSFNRELTKDDYLKNGGYPETVSQRAITQTYLQTLFDSIVYKDVVRRHKIRNVTDLNNVATFLLANFTGTFSYNDVADDLGLSSVATTKKFMDYLHEPFLFYYLDRYNNKLKLMKKAPRKVYVVDNGFVSSRAFSLSENLGKLLENQVFIELLRRGYDTEKSLFYYHSRNDKETDFVVREGNKVKQLIQVCYEMSNEKTEKREVGSLVECAGELKCDNLTIVTWNDERLIEKNGYAIKVVPVEKF
- a CDS encoding Fic family protein — encoded protein: MRYLTLEKALDAWRKLLPISDENRARLARRFSVDFNYNSNHIEGNTLTYGQTEILLLFGKVIGEANVRSVQEMVASEVSLKMMVAEAKIKETPLTQNFIRGLHHTLLREDYSVHRELPGGMQVGYVVHAGQYKTRPNSVITRYGDRFDYASPEETPALMTDLVDWYNAAEKEGKLSPVELAALFHYRYIRIHPFEDGNGRIARLLVNYILAKHDIPMVVVRSRKKDEYLEALHAADLAVGAAPTLGANASLRTIAPFLKYFKNMVAQEIDGDVRFLTKCGENIWWYDGECVEFRTPNYGRILNLMQSEPVLTLADIQRKLGIRISAVNKLVQHLLDCHYIERGNDVGKWHVFIVPSV